A region from the bacterium genome encodes:
- a CDS encoding NYN domain-containing protein, translated as MTQLAETRSMALFCDFENIALGVRDANYPPFDISKVLERLLLKGNIVVKKAYCDWSRYKEFKGLMHEASFELIEIPHVRQSGKNSADIRLVVDALDLCYTKSHVDTFVIISGDSDFSPLVSKLRENDKIVIGVGAKNSTSELLIANCDEFIYYDDLVRRALPRPRVVRKPARADAPTAKAPVVAASKDPKDKKDEAFDLLVATYEALLEERGEGEKIWGSMIKQTLRRRKPGFSESYYGFRSFNQLLDEARDRGIFDLERDEKSGGYVIKGVAAQ; from the coding sequence ATGACCCAGTTGGCTGAAACACGTAGTATGGCCCTATTTTGTGATTTTGAGAATATAGCCCTGGGGGTACGTGATGCGAACTACCCGCCCTTTGATATCAGCAAAGTGCTCGAGCGTCTGCTGCTTAAAGGCAACATTGTGGTCAAAAAGGCGTATTGTGATTGGAGTCGATACAAGGAGTTCAAGGGCCTGATGCATGAGGCTTCGTTTGAATTAATTGAAATTCCGCATGTTCGCCAGTCTGGTAAAAACTCCGCCGATATCCGGCTTGTGGTGGATGCGCTGGATCTTTGCTACACGAAAAGTCACGTTGACACCTTCGTCATCATTAGTGGGGATTCGGATTTCTCGCCGCTTGTGAGTAAATTGCGGGAAAACGACAAGATCGTGATTGGGGTGGGGGCTAAAAACTCAACCTCCGAACTGTTGATTGCCAACTGTGATGAATTTATCTACTACGATGATCTGGTGCGGCGCGCCCTGCCCCGGCCCCGTGTCGTACGTAAGCCGGCGAGAGCCGATGCCCCGACCGCCAAGGCGCCGGTTGTTGCTGCCTCAAAAGATCCCAAGGATAAGAAAGACGAGGCTTTTGATCTACTGGTTGCAACTTATGAGGCCCTGTTGGAGGAACGTGGTGAAGGGGAAAAGATCTGGGGCTCCATGATCAAGCAGACACTCCGGCGTCGAAAGCCCGGCTTCAGCGAGTCGTACTACGGATTTCGCTCCTTTAATCAGCTGCTCGATGAAGCTCGTGATCGTGGAATTTTCGACCTTGAGCGCGACGAAAAATCCGGCGGCTATGTCATCAAAGGCGTTGCTGCGCAGTAG
- the wecB gene encoding UDP-N-acetylglucosamine 2-epimerase (non-hydrolyzing) produces the protein MSRSKLNIISVVGARPNFMKIAPFVRELSRFPDIFTHTLVHTGQHYDVAMSDSFFKELSIPAPDVSLEIGSGTHAEQVGKTMIAFEKVIQARKPDWVIVVGDVNATCACSITTKKEHIRLAHIESGLRSFDLDMPEEINRMVTDRLSDLLFTTDAMADANLLKEGVPADRIKRVGNIMIDSLEAQRAPAAALNLPTLCTAFALPGAHHPAPPLKDNRFCVITLHRPSNVDDLNVLAPLVSFLTDEVAPVIPLIWPVHPRTRKKLESSGLWELLQKAPGIILTQPLGYHEMLRLSMGAKVMLTDSGGLQEECCIWGTPCLTLRWNTERPITLREHGGVSVLVGNDIERIRAEFREAAALPRAPHQPPLWDGHTAERIVACFKELK, from the coding sequence ATGAGCCGTTCCAAGCTTAACATCATATCAGTTGTCGGGGCGCGTCCCAATTTCATGAAAATCGCTCCATTTGTCCGCGAGCTCAGCCGCTTCCCGGATATTTTCACCCATACCCTCGTGCACACCGGGCAGCATTATGATGTCGCCATGTCGGACTCTTTTTTCAAGGAGCTGAGTATTCCCGCCCCGGATGTGAGTCTCGAAATCGGATCCGGTACTCATGCCGAGCAGGTCGGTAAAACAATGATCGCCTTTGAGAAAGTGATCCAGGCACGGAAACCCGACTGGGTCATCGTCGTAGGTGACGTCAACGCCACTTGTGCCTGTTCCATCACCACTAAAAAAGAGCACATCCGACTGGCCCATATTGAGTCAGGGTTACGTTCGTTTGATCTCGATATGCCGGAAGAAATCAACAGGATGGTCACCGACCGTCTTTCTGACCTCCTCTTCACTACCGATGCCATGGCTGATGCAAACCTTCTAAAGGAGGGCGTACCTGCCGACCGGATCAAACGTGTCGGCAATATCATGATTGATTCGCTGGAAGCCCAGCGGGCGCCAGCGGCGGCGCTGAACCTCCCCACCCTCTGCACCGCTTTTGCCCTACCGGGCGCACATCATCCTGCCCCGCCGCTTAAAGACAACCGGTTCTGTGTTATCACACTGCACCGCCCCTCCAATGTTGACGACCTGAATGTCCTCGCGCCACTGGTAAGTTTTCTTACTGACGAAGTGGCCCCGGTCATCCCCTTGATCTGGCCCGTCCACCCCCGTACCCGCAAAAAGCTGGAGTCCTCCGGGCTGTGGGAGCTACTCCAAAAAGCTCCCGGCATTATCCTCACCCAACCTCTGGGATACCATGAAATGTTGCGGCTCAGCATGGGGGCAAAGGTCATGTTAACGGATAGCGGCGGACTGCAGGAAGAATGCTGTATCTGGGGAACCCCCTGCCTGACGCTCCGTTGGAACACTGAGCGCCCCATTACCTTGCGGGAACATGGGGGCGTCAGCGTCCTGGTCGGAAACGACATCGAGCGCATCCGCGCCGAGTTCAGGGAGGCCGCCGCGCTCCCCAGAGCCCCACACCAGCCCCCCCTATGGGATGGGCATACCGCTGAACGGATTGTTGCCTGTTTCAAAGAATTAAAGTAA
- a CDS encoding NAD-dependent epimerase gives MKIFVTGTAGFIGMHLAHTLLKEGHTVVGLDNFNDYYPVQLKRDRHARLTGFNNYMGVEGDLCDAALLTNLFKEHRFDVVCNLAAQAGVRYSLTNPSAYQKSNLEGFLNILEACRHAKTPRLVYASSSSVYGGNTKLPFSENDPVDCPVSLYAATKKANELMAHTYTHLYGLQTVGLRFFTVYGPWGRPDMAYWSFTKAMLAGKSIPVFNHGQMRRDFTYIDDIIAGVKSALFSTGLAPYEVLNLGNHNAENLMDMIRTLATTLGVEPKMELLPMQPGDVPATYADITLAQTKLGFQPTTSIAQGLPEFVAWYRDYHSIS, from the coding sequence ATGAAAATATTTGTTACAGGAACTGCAGGTTTTATCGGAATGCATCTGGCTCATACCCTCCTGAAAGAGGGACACACAGTGGTCGGCCTCGACAATTTCAACGATTACTACCCCGTACAACTCAAACGCGACCGTCATGCCCGATTGACCGGTTTTAACAATTATATGGGTGTTGAGGGCGACCTCTGCGATGCCGCCCTGCTGACAAACCTTTTCAAAGAACACCGCTTCGATGTCGTCTGTAATCTCGCAGCACAAGCCGGAGTTCGTTATTCACTAACCAATCCCTCGGCCTATCAGAAATCAAATTTGGAAGGCTTTCTTAACATCCTGGAAGCCTGCCGCCACGCTAAAACGCCACGCCTTGTCTACGCCTCGAGTTCCAGCGTTTACGGGGGTAACACCAAGCTCCCTTTTAGTGAGAACGATCCCGTGGACTGTCCGGTCAGCCTCTATGCCGCCACAAAAAAAGCCAATGAATTGATGGCACACACCTACACCCATCTTTATGGACTGCAAACAGTCGGCCTCCGCTTTTTCACCGTCTATGGACCTTGGGGCCGCCCCGATATGGCCTACTGGAGTTTCACAAAGGCCATGCTCGCAGGAAAATCCATTCCGGTTTTCAATCACGGCCAGATGCGCCGTGACTTCACCTATATCGATGACATTATTGCCGGCGTGAAGTCAGCACTATTCAGCACCGGACTCGCCCCCTATGAGGTGCTCAATCTGGGAAATCATAACGCTGAAAACCTGATGGACATGATCCGGACTCTGGCCACTACCCTTGGCGTGGAACCTAAAATGGAATTACTCCCCATGCAGCCGGGGGACGTCCCCGCCACCTACGCCGACATTACACTGGCCCAAACCAAGCTGGGCTTCCAGCCGACAACATCAATCGCACAAGGTTTGCCTGAATTTGTCGCGTGGTACCGGGATTATCATTCAATTTCTTAA
- the obgE gene encoding GTPase ObgE, with amino-acid sequence MKTRKFIDSMVILAAAGTGGNGCLAFRREKYIAKGGPDGGDGGRGGHVILKADPNTDSLISLFFNPEQRAEKGQHGMGKRMHGRNGGDLVVLVPCGTEVREAVSGQLLCDLVEPGAEMIVAKGGKGGLGNPHWQTSTHQTPYEHTEGELGEEKRIQLDVKLMADVGLVGFPNAGKSSILSRISNAHPKIGPYTFTTINPIIGTVIVGEEFETTSYRVADIPGIIKDAHKGVGLGLDFLRHIERATCLAIVVDMSGSEGRDPVEDYRVVCRELKMYNETLLTRSTLVVANKMDLPESAENLKVFRRKTRTKPLPVSTETGEGLDLLKSRLLQLIQHVA; translated from the coding sequence ATGAAAACACGTAAATTTATTGATTCGATGGTGATCCTGGCCGCGGCCGGTACCGGCGGAAATGGATGCCTTGCCTTTCGGCGTGAGAAATACATTGCCAAAGGTGGTCCCGATGGTGGCGATGGCGGCCGCGGGGGACATGTCATTCTGAAGGCCGATCCCAACACCGATAGTCTGATCTCGCTTTTTTTCAATCCGGAGCAACGCGCGGAAAAGGGTCAGCATGGCATGGGAAAACGCATGCATGGCCGTAACGGCGGGGATTTGGTTGTCCTGGTTCCCTGCGGTACTGAAGTTCGGGAGGCGGTATCCGGCCAATTGTTGTGTGATCTGGTCGAGCCCGGGGCGGAAATGATTGTGGCCAAGGGTGGCAAGGGTGGACTTGGGAATCCCCATTGGCAGACTTCCACCCATCAGACGCCCTATGAACATACCGAAGGCGAGCTTGGCGAAGAGAAGCGTATCCAGCTGGATGTCAAGCTTATGGCCGATGTGGGCTTGGTCGGGTTTCCGAATGCGGGTAAATCATCGATCCTGAGCCGTATCAGTAATGCCCACCCGAAAATCGGGCCTTACACCTTTACGACCATTAATCCAATCATTGGGACCGTGATCGTGGGTGAAGAGTTTGAAACGACTTCTTACCGGGTGGCGGACATCCCCGGCATTATCAAAGATGCCCATAAAGGCGTCGGGCTGGGTTTGGATTTCCTGCGACATATCGAACGCGCCACCTGTCTGGCGATTGTGGTGGATATGTCGGGTAGCGAGGGGCGCGATCCGGTTGAAGATTACAGGGTCGTGTGCCGTGAATTGAAGATGTATAATGAGACGCTTCTGACCCGTTCCACGCTTGTGGTCGCGAACAAGATGGATCTGCCTGAGTCGGCTGAAAACTTGAAGGTTTTCCGCAGGAAAACCAGAACCAAGCCCCTGCCCGTGTCTACCGAGACAGGCGAAGGCTTGGATCTCCTTAAATCACGTCTGCTGCAACTGATCCAGCACGTGGCGTAG
- the rpmA gene encoding 50S ribosomal protein L27: MSKAGGSRVNGRNSRGQRLGVKAYDGESIKAGGIIVRQRGTKVKAGLNVKLGRDNTLFSLVEGKVKFAKEGRAVTVVATEATA, encoded by the coding sequence ATGTCGAAAGCAGGCGGCAGTAGAGTAAATGGACGTAATAGCCGTGGGCAACGCCTTGGCGTTAAAGCCTATGACGGCGAATCAATTAAAGCCGGTGGCATCATTGTGCGGCAGCGCGGAACCAAGGTTAAAGCGGGACTCAACGTCAAGCTTGGCCGGGATAACACGCTGTTCTCTTTGGTCGAAGGCAAAGTGAAATTTGCGAAAGAAGGCCGTGCCGTAACCGTTGTTGCGACCGAGGCTACGGCGTAA
- the rplU gene encoding 50S ribosomal protein L21: MDAYAVVGTGGKQYLVKAGDTLKVELLEGEAGSTVTLDSVLALSDGKTLTVGTPFVKGAKVSAEIVERVKAPKVVAFKKKRRKGYKRKVGHRQQLTVLRVASIG; this comes from the coding sequence ATGGATGCCTATGCAGTAGTTGGAACAGGCGGGAAACAGTATCTGGTGAAGGCCGGTGACACCCTTAAAGTTGAACTTCTCGAAGGGGAAGCGGGTAGCACGGTTACTTTGGATTCAGTGCTGGCGCTCTCTGATGGTAAAACCCTTACAGTGGGAACCCCTTTTGTAAAGGGTGCCAAGGTAAGTGCCGAAATTGTGGAGCGCGTGAAGGCGCCTAAAGTCGTGGCGTTCAAGAAAAAACGTCGCAAAGGTTATAAGCGGAAAGTCGGTCATCGTCAGCAGTTGACCGTGTTGCGCGTGGCCAGTATTGGCTAA
- a CDS encoding DEAD/DEAH box helicase: MDTKIDAPLKPTFAALGLSPAILKAVETLGFEEPSPIQAAAIPVLMAGNDVVGQSQTGSGKTAAFAIPAIEKVDAANRAVQILILCPTRELATQVAEEVHKLSLHKRGVHSVPIYGGASYDRQLFELRKGVQIVIGTPGRVLDHIDRGTLKLDQVSMVILDEADRMLDMGFRDDIGKILDSTPSERQTVFFSATMSPPIRELIKRYSRDPKPIRMEQKTATVSTVEQWFYEVQHVHKVAALLRLIDYYGFRLGIIFCNTQRMVDELTDTLLAQGFSADRLHGGIPQVQRTRVMNKFKKCEFEFLVATDVAARGIDVDDLELVVNYDIPYDAEDYVHRIGRTGRAGKRGMAITFVSGRDIYKLPFIERFTRTRILRGKMPTMGEVEEKRTDALIEKVRKVLRGTAFASQMPLVDRLLEEGFSSTDIAAALFVMATGGSGDSEEAPTAGKVAPAAVKPAPRPTMTPPVNTAPSIPRPVAVKSATPVTATASKVASKLTPMVTSKIMPAAAPKILPVIAPKKQPRPDSKPMRERRAEALVPSTKTNEDPLPILRLAPRGSQWVRLSVGWSDKINPRAIVNLFEAKLGVLPPRVGMIELTQTQSFAQVGKEFLAPLENGPMTVDSEFGDLTLSLLPEKHTSDVKGKPRKSVDSGQ, translated from the coding sequence ATGGATACAAAGATTGATGCACCTCTAAAGCCTACTTTCGCAGCCCTCGGGCTATCTCCCGCCATTCTCAAAGCCGTTGAAACCCTGGGGTTCGAAGAGCCCTCGCCTATTCAGGCGGCGGCCATACCTGTTCTCATGGCGGGAAACGACGTCGTGGGGCAGTCGCAAACGGGTTCTGGGAAAACAGCGGCTTTTGCCATTCCTGCAATTGAGAAAGTGGATGCGGCCAATCGTGCGGTCCAAATTCTGATTCTATGTCCGACCCGTGAACTCGCAACCCAGGTGGCGGAAGAGGTTCACAAGCTTTCCCTTCACAAACGGGGTGTGCATTCGGTGCCCATTTACGGCGGGGCCTCCTATGACCGCCAGTTGTTTGAATTGCGGAAAGGGGTCCAGATCGTTATCGGAACACCGGGGCGGGTGTTAGATCATATCGATCGCGGTACCCTGAAGCTTGATCAAGTAAGCATGGTCATTCTGGATGAGGCCGATCGTATGCTGGATATGGGTTTCCGGGATGATATTGGCAAAATTCTGGACTCCACTCCCTCCGAACGGCAGACTGTATTCTTTTCCGCCACCATGTCGCCGCCTATTCGCGAGCTGATCAAGCGCTATTCGCGTGATCCTAAACCCATCCGTATGGAGCAGAAAACAGCCACTGTGTCTACCGTTGAACAATGGTTCTACGAGGTTCAGCACGTTCATAAAGTGGCGGCGTTGCTGCGCTTGATTGACTATTACGGCTTCCGTCTGGGTATCATCTTCTGTAATACCCAACGCATGGTGGACGAGCTTACTGATACTCTGCTCGCCCAGGGATTTTCGGCCGATCGTTTGCATGGCGGAATTCCGCAGGTTCAGCGGACGCGCGTGATGAATAAGTTCAAGAAGTGTGAATTCGAATTTCTTGTTGCCACCGATGTAGCCGCCCGGGGTATCGATGTGGATGATCTGGAGTTGGTGGTCAATTACGATATCCCCTATGATGCAGAGGACTATGTTCACCGGATTGGTCGAACTGGACGTGCTGGCAAGCGCGGGATGGCCATTACTTTTGTGTCAGGTCGCGATATTTACAAACTCCCCTTTATTGAGCGGTTTACCCGCACCCGCATTCTTCGCGGCAAGATGCCGACCATGGGCGAAGTTGAGGAAAAACGAACCGATGCCCTGATTGAAAAAGTGCGTAAGGTATTGCGGGGAACTGCGTTTGCCTCGCAAATGCCTCTTGTGGATCGATTGCTCGAGGAAGGCTTCTCCTCCACAGATATTGCTGCTGCATTGTTTGTTATGGCGACTGGTGGAAGCGGCGACAGTGAGGAGGCTCCGACCGCTGGCAAAGTAGCGCCCGCCGCCGTCAAACCTGCCCCGCGGCCTACCATGACCCCGCCAGTGAATACGGCGCCGTCTATTCCCAGACCGGTGGCTGTAAAATCTGCCACCCCCGTGACGGCCACGGCCTCAAAGGTGGCGTCGAAGCTAACGCCCATGGTTACGTCCAAGATTATGCCTGCCGCTGCGCCTAAGATTCTGCCGGTCATTGCGCCTAAAAAGCAACCACGTCCGGACTCAAAGCCCATGCGCGAACGGCGTGCGGAAGCTCTTGTTCCCAGCACAAAAACCAACGAAGATCCCCTGCCTATATTGCGTCTTGCGCCACGGGGGAGTCAGTGGGTCAGGCTGAGTGTGGGATGGAGCGATAAAATCAATCCAAGGGCGATTGTCAACCTGTTCGAAGCCAAACTTGGAGTGCTCCCGCCGCGTGTGGGCATGATCGAGCTGACCCAGACTCAGTCCTTTGCCCAAGTCGGAAAGGAATTTCTGGCCCCGCTTGAGAATGGCCCGATGACGGTGGATTCCGAATTCGGCGACCTGACACTTTCATTGCTTCCCGAAAAACATACCTCAGACGTAAAAGGGAAGCCGCGGAAATCAGTGGACAGTGGACAGTAG
- a CDS encoding SGNH/GDSL hydrolase family protein produces MKTLLKLMLRVSISLILTVVLLEVGLAWLCASGRLKIAKPSYCLSNIGSRFWADSNPKFGVWHDPHSSFKHVSPDYNLTYHANGQGMRDKERDLKSHGKKRVVVLGDSFVEGWGVASENRMSDRLERITGLECLNFGTSGSFGPTQYLMLYTELAKTFEHEALIITILPDNDFLDDDYEYGRIMHADRIRPFFTGTKPNYELLITKPQTPAPSSKLLEQILLNLTYTGNLIKHFKSLSRHRQATLPANYAGYFDFTSAQWDRLEKVLQEFRIAAPSIPILVLTIPCDTDIQRTEKLGEAPLPAKMRSLCATLGIQYLDLMPAIKATPEGWQSCYLKTDRHWNARGNEVAAEEISKQWSVGSKQQ; encoded by the coding sequence ATGAAAACCCTTTTGAAGTTGATGTTGCGGGTGTCGATTAGCCTGATCCTAACTGTTGTCCTGCTGGAGGTTGGCCTGGCGTGGCTTTGCGCCAGTGGGCGCTTAAAAATCGCCAAGCCCTCTTATTGCCTGAGTAATATTGGCTCGCGTTTCTGGGCGGACAGCAACCCCAAATTCGGGGTCTGGCACGACCCCCATTCTTCGTTTAAACACGTTTCCCCTGACTATAACCTAACCTATCACGCAAACGGCCAGGGCATGAGGGATAAGGAGCGTGACCTTAAATCCCACGGGAAAAAGCGCGTGGTCGTTCTAGGGGACTCCTTTGTAGAAGGCTGGGGCGTTGCCTCAGAGAACCGTATGAGTGACCGCCTCGAACGAATTACCGGGCTCGAATGCCTGAATTTCGGAACCTCAGGCTCGTTTGGCCCCACCCAGTATCTGATGCTCTATACCGAACTGGCAAAAACCTTTGAACATGAGGCCCTGATCATCACCATTTTGCCGGACAATGACTTTCTGGATGACGATTATGAGTATGGTCGCATCATGCATGCAGATCGGATCCGCCCTTTTTTCACAGGTACTAAACCAAATTACGAGCTGCTCATCACCAAACCACAAACCCCGGCTCCCAGCTCAAAACTATTGGAGCAAATCCTGCTTAATCTCACTTATACCGGCAATTTGATCAAACATTTCAAAAGCCTATCACGACATCGTCAGGCAACTCTTCCCGCCAACTACGCGGGGTATTTCGACTTTACTTCAGCCCAGTGGGATCGGCTGGAAAAAGTGCTTCAGGAATTCCGGATTGCGGCCCCTTCCATTCCCATACTCGTATTGACCATCCCCTGCGATACCGATATTCAACGGACGGAAAAGCTGGGAGAAGCACCTCTGCCCGCGAAAATGCGAAGCCTCTGCGCCACCTTGGGAATTCAATATCTTGATCTCATGCCAGCCATCAAAGCGACGCCGGAAGGCTGGCAGTCCTGCTACCTGAAAACCGACCGCCACTGGAATGCCCGCGGGAACGAAGTGGCTGCTGAAGAGATCAGTAAGCAGTGGTCAGTTGGCAGTAAGCAGCAGTAA
- a CDS encoding nucleotide sugar dehydrogenase, producing the protein MKHKEMLIEKLNNKSAVIGIVGLGYVGLPLVIRFAEEGFRVVGIDIDDSKVTKLNAGKSYIEHIPASAILQTRKAGFRATTNFAEAKKADALIICVPTPLDEHREPDMSYVIGTVESLIPNIRAGQLMSLESTTYPGTTDEELLPRIEARGFTVGKDYFLTFSPEREDPGNQKFNTRTIPKVCGGITPTCLEVGVTLYGSIIDRVVPVSSTRVAEMTKLLENIHRSVNIGLVNEMKIVADRMGIDIHEVINAAATKPFGFVPYQPGPGLGGHCIPIDPFYLTWKAREYGVHTRFIELAGEVNSGMPEWVIGKLNDALNDRGKSVKGSKVLVLGLAYKKDVDDSRESPSCILLELLRKRGAKFAYSDPYFPAFPKMREHKFDLQSVPLTAKSIASYDCILLATNHTSFDYKMILKNAKLIVDTRGVYLKPAKNVVKA; encoded by the coding sequence ATGAAACACAAAGAAATGCTTATCGAGAAACTGAATAACAAGTCAGCCGTTATTGGTATTGTCGGTTTGGGTTATGTGGGGCTCCCGCTCGTCATCCGCTTCGCGGAAGAAGGCTTCCGGGTAGTGGGCATTGACATTGACGACAGCAAGGTGACCAAACTCAATGCGGGCAAGAGCTACATTGAACATATCCCCGCCAGCGCAATTCTTCAAACACGCAAAGCCGGTTTCCGGGCTACCACCAATTTTGCTGAGGCCAAAAAAGCCGATGCCCTGATTATCTGCGTCCCCACTCCACTCGACGAGCACCGTGAGCCGGATATGAGTTACGTAATTGGAACTGTAGAATCACTGATCCCCAACATCCGGGCAGGCCAGCTTATGTCCCTCGAAAGCACCACCTATCCCGGTACCACGGACGAAGAACTCCTGCCGCGTATTGAGGCGCGTGGATTTACCGTCGGAAAAGATTATTTTCTCACATTTTCCCCCGAACGCGAAGATCCCGGCAATCAGAAATTCAATACCCGGACCATCCCGAAAGTCTGCGGGGGAATTACCCCGACCTGTCTTGAAGTGGGCGTCACTCTCTACGGCTCGATTATTGACCGGGTTGTCCCGGTGAGTTCCACCCGTGTGGCCGAAATGACCAAACTGCTGGAGAACATCCACCGCTCGGTAAATATCGGCCTGGTCAACGAGATGAAAATTGTGGCTGACCGTATGGGAATCGACATCCATGAGGTGATCAATGCTGCCGCCACCAAGCCTTTCGGTTTCGTACCCTATCAACCGGGCCCCGGTTTGGGCGGACACTGCATTCCGATTGATCCGTTCTATCTCACCTGGAAGGCCCGCGAATATGGAGTTCACACACGCTTCATCGAGCTGGCGGGCGAAGTTAACAGCGGTATGCCGGAGTGGGTGATCGGCAAGTTGAATGATGCCCTGAATGATCGAGGCAAATCGGTTAAAGGCAGTAAAGTGCTCGTGCTCGGACTTGCCTATAAAAAAGATGTGGATGATTCCCGGGAATCCCCCTCCTGTATTTTGCTGGAATTACTCCGTAAACGCGGCGCGAAATTTGCCTATTCAGATCCTTATTTCCCCGCTTTCCCCAAAATGCGGGAACATAAATTCGACCTGCAAAGCGTCCCTCTGACCGCCAAGAGCATTGCCTCCTACGATTGCATCCTGCTGGCCACCAACCACACCTCTTTCGATTACAAGATGATTTTGAAGAATGCCAAGTTGATTGTGGACACGCGGGGCGTCTACTTGAAGCCAGCCAAGAATGTGGTCAAGGCTTGA
- a CDS encoding amino acid--tRNA ligase-related protein, with protein sequence LPPPPWPRFTVEELYLKYAGWNPVAAYNAERFEHDLVTIIEPALPRDTPVFVIDYPAAAAALSRRKPCHEAVAERFELYIHGVEITNAFSELTDPVEQRCRFEECAQKRKAMGAPAYPLDEAFLAALELGMPPSGGMAMGIDRLVMVLLGTTSLDEVIAFREDVRSEM encoded by the coding sequence CTTCCCCCGCCCCCCTGGCCCCGTTTTACCGTGGAGGAGCTCTACCTTAAATACGCCGGATGGAACCCGGTAGCCGCCTATAATGCTGAGCGTTTCGAACATGATCTTGTCACCATCATTGAGCCCGCTTTGCCTCGCGACACCCCTGTATTTGTCATCGATTATCCCGCTGCAGCGGCCGCCCTGTCACGGCGAAAACCTTGTCATGAAGCTGTCGCCGAACGCTTTGAGTTGTATATCCATGGCGTCGAGATCACCAATGCATTCAGCGAGCTGACCGATCCCGTCGAACAGCGCTGCAGGTTTGAAGAGTGCGCCCAGAAGCGCAAGGCCATGGGCGCCCCCGCCTACCCCCTCGACGAGGCTTTTCTTGCCGCCCTGGAGCTGGGTATGCCTCCTTCCGGCGGCATGGCGATGGGGATCGACCGCCTGGTCATGGTCCTGCTGGGCACCACCTCACTGGATGAGGTCATCGCCTTCAGAGAAGATGTGAGATCTGAGATGTGA
- the cobT gene encoding nicotinate-nucleotide--dimethylbenzimidazole phosphoribosyltransferase gives MNTLEHTLKIIRPVDHSITPAIQAHLDDLTKPQGSLGRLEEIAMRYALATGTVKPKPGKCRIYCFAGDHGVAAEGVSAFPKEVTPQMVFNMLAGGAAVNVFARHAGAELNVVDMGVDADFANAPHLLHHKVARGTANMAIGPAMTKAQTIQALETGIALATQAASEGITLLGTGEMGIANTTPATALFAAYLDLKPSSITGRGTGVDDARLQHKISVIEKSIAINKDSLTEPLSILAALGGFEIAGIAGLVLGGAANRVPVVVDGFISTAGALAAIKLQPAAADYVFFSHLSEEAGHRIVMNAIGVKPILDLNMRLGEGTGGALAMTIIQAALKMMAEMATFSSAQVSGKEGS, from the coding sequence ATGAACACACTTGAACATACACTGAAAATAATCCGTCCGGTCGACCACTCCATTACTCCCGCCATACAGGCGCATCTGGATGACCTGACCAAGCCCCAAGGCAGCCTTGGCCGCCTGGAAGAGATTGCCATGCGGTATGCCTTGGCGACGGGCACCGTTAAACCCAAACCCGGCAAATGCCGCATCTATTGCTTTGCAGGGGATCATGGCGTAGCCGCCGAAGGCGTCTCCGCCTTCCCCAAGGAAGTCACTCCGCAAATGGTCTTCAACATGCTGGCGGGCGGGGCCGCCGTCAATGTCTTTGCCCGCCACGCAGGTGCCGAACTGAACGTAGTGGATATGGGTGTTGACGCTGATTTCGCCAATGCCCCCCACCTGCTGCACCACAAGGTGGCGCGCGGTACAGCCAATATGGCGATCGGACCTGCTATGACCAAAGCTCAAACCATTCAGGCACTGGAGACGGGTATTGCGCTGGCCACACAGGCCGCCAGCGAGGGGATCACCCTCTTGGGAACTGGAGAAATGGGTATCGCCAACACCACGCCTGCCACCGCCCTTTTCGCCGCCTATCTGGATCTCAAACCCTCCTCCATCACCGGCCGCGGCACCGGTGTCGATGACGCCCGCCTTCAACATAAAATCAGCGTGATCGAAAAATCCATCGCCATCAACAAGGACTCATTGACCGAGCCTCTCTCCATACTGGCAGCCTTGGGCGGTTTTGAAATCGCTGGCATCGCCGGCCTGGTTCTGGGTGGGGCAGCTAATCGGGTTCCCGTGGTAGTAGATGGCTTCATTTCCACCGCAGGCGCATTGGCGGCCATCAAACTTCAACCTGCCGCAGCCGACTATGTATTCTTCAGCCATCTGTCAGAAGAGGCCGGCCATCGAATTGTCATGAATGCCATCGGGGTGAAGCCTATTCTTGACCTCAATATGCGGCTTGGAGAGGGAACTGGTGGTGCGCTCGCGATGACCATTATTCAGGCTGCCCTCAAAATGATGGCCGAGATGGCCACCTTTAGTTCCGCCCAGGTTAGCGGGAAGGAAGGGTCCTGA